The Carboxydocella sporoproducens DSM 16521 genome includes the window GCAAAGAGTGTACCAGGTATTAGCACCACTTTCGCGGTGTTATCCCTGTCTGAAGGGCAGGTTGCTCACGCGTTACTCACCCGTCCGCCGCTAAGCCGCTCAGGAGCAAGCTCCCTCACGGCTCCGCTCGACTTGCATGTGTTAGGCACGCCGCCAGCGTTCATCCTGAGCCAGGATCAAACTCTCCGAATATATCTCGAAAAGTTTTCATCCGAAATTTAGTTACTCGTGAAACTGACGAGTCCGTTTTACGGTGTAGAACATCCTGTTCAGTTTTCAAGGATCTGTTCTTTTCGGTTGATTATAGGCTTCGTATTACTGCGTCATCTGCTCCTTCGTCATCCTCGACGTACCTCCAGTACGCCTCCGGTGACCCCGTCGCAGCTTCCTTGTACTACTCGCCTCTAATCAACCTCAGTATTGTTGCTTTCCTGTTCGAACTTCGTACCTCGAACTTCGAACCTCGTATCAGCGACGTTTGTTATGATATCACATCGGCAGTTATTCTGTCAACTACCATTTTTAATTTTTTTCGCTCGCGGCAGTACTGTCTGCCGGGCGCTTGCTTATATTAACACATCTTAAATTCATCTGTCAACCCCTTTTTATTTGTTTTTATTTTTACCGTGAAATAATATTTTAGATTATTTGGCTTTATGTATTTCTGATCTTCTTCTTTGTTATCCTTTTGACCCTTCTTTACCCTGAGTTGACACTAAAACTTTAGCTATTTCCTCTAACTTAAGTTTCATCTCCTTTTTAAAAAAAGAATAAGCATTAATTCTATATTTGCTTATAGAATTAATGCTTTACTGTAAAATTTTTACTTATTCTTCCTCTTCTTTTACTTTAGCAATCGAAGCCAGTTTTTGCTGTTCCCCAATTTTCATCAACCTGACTCCGGTTGTAGCCCGACCGGCGCGTTTGATCTCATCCACTTTGGTGCGGATCATTATCCCGTCGGTGCTGATGGCCATAATTTCTTCACCCGGTTTGACTACCATCAACCCTACTATCGGTCCTGATTTATCGGTTATATTAGCGGTTTTAATACCTTTTCCACCCCGGGATTGTACACGATATTCTGTCAACGGCGTACGCTTGGCAAAACCGTTTTCCGTTACAGTCAACAGCTCACCGCTATCTTCTACCACATCCAGGGCCACCACAGCATCTTCTTTACTCAGGGTAATACCTCTCACCCCTTTGGCTGTTCGGCCCATAGGTCTTACCTCCTCTTCCGAGAAGCGAATGGCCATTCCCAGCCGGGAACCCAGCACGATTTCCGATTTGCCATTGGTTAGCAGAGCCCCAATCAATTCATCATTTTCTTCTATAGTTAAGGCAACTATCCCATCTTTGCGCCCATGTTTATATTCACTTAAATGAGTTTTCTTTATAATTCCTTTTTTGGTAGCTGTCAGTAAGTAGCAGTCTTCATCAAAACTGCGGCAAGGGATAACGGCCTTGATCATTTCCTCGGGTCCGATATTGATTAAATTGATCAAAGCCGTTCCTTTAGCAGTTCTGCCTGCTTCCGGAACTTCGTGTACCTTGAGTCTATAAATTTTCCCGGCATTGGTCAGGAAGAGCAGATAATGATGGGTATTGGCGATAAATAGATGCTCCACAAAATCCTCTTCCTTGGTACCCATAGCGGTAATACCGCGACCGCCCCGTTTCTGACTCTTGTAGATATCAGCCGGCTGCCGTTTGATATAACCATGATGGGTAATTGTGATTACTACATCTTCTTCTTCGATTAGATCTTCAATATCTATCCTGTTATCCTCATTGGTGATAATTGTCCTTCTTTCATCCCCGTATTTCTCTTTAATTACAGTCAGCTCATCCTTGATGATCTCCAGGACCTTTCTTTCATCTGCCAGAACGCTTTTGTAATAAGCTATTTTTTCCAGTAAATCCTTGTATTCATTTTCCAGCTTTTCTCGTTCCAAACCGGTTAGGCGCTGCAGCCGCATATCCAGAATGGCCTGGGCCTGTTTTTCCGACAAAGCGAACTTCTCCATCAAAGCAGTGCGGGCAATTTCCGTTGTCTGGGAAGAACGAATGGTTTTAATTACCGCATCCAGGTTATTGAGAGCAATCCGCAGGCCTTCCACAATATGGGCACGAGCCTCTGCTTTGGCCAGGTCATATCTGGTCCGACGTACGATTACATCTTTTTGGTGTTCCAGGTAGTAGTGCAGGACCTGAGGTAGATTCAGCACTTTCGGCTCACCGTTGACCAGAGCCAGCATGATGATCCCGAAAGTCTCCTGCAGGGATGTATGTTTGTAAAGCTGGTTAAGGATTACATTGGGGTTGACATCCCGGCGCAGCTCGATAATTATGCGCATCCCGGTACGGTCGGATTCGTCCCTGAGGTCAGTAATGCCATCGATTTTCTTCTCTTTTACCAGATCAGCGATTTTTTCAATTAACTTGGCTTTATTGACCTGGAAAGGAATTTCATAGACCACAATCCGCATTTTGCCGTTATTCATTTTTTCGATTCTGGCCTGGGCGCGGATAGTGATAACTCCTCTACCGGTACGGTAGGCTTCCTCAATTCCCCTGGTTCCGAGAATTTTGGCTCCGGTTGGGAAGTCAGGGCCTTTGATGACTTTCATCAATTCCCTGTAATCGGCATTGGGGTTATCGATTAACATAATTACCCCATCGATAACCTCCCGCAGGTTATGGGGTGGGATTTTGGTAGCCATGCCGACTGCGATACCTTCCGAACCATTGACCAGCAGGTTGGGGATTTTGGATGGTAATACTGTCGGCTCTTTTAGCGTATCATCATAGTTAGGGACAAAATCCACCGTTTCCTTTTCAATATCAGCCAGCATTTCCAGGGCGATTTTGGACAGCCTGGCTTCTGTGTAACGCATGGCTGCAGCGGAATCGCCATCAATAGAACCGAAGTTGCCATGGCCGTCTACCAGAGGGTAGCGGGAGTTGAAATCCTGGGCCATCCGTACCATAGCATCATAGACTGCACTATCACCATGAGGGTGATAACGCCCCAGTACGTCCCCGACCAAACGGGCTGACTTTTTGTAGGGTTTGTCCGGGGTCATGTTCAGCTCATACATAGCGTAAAGAATACGCCGATGTACTGGTTTCAGACCATCCCGGACATCCGGAAGAGCCCGACCGACGATAACGCTCATGGCATAATCAATATAAGATTTGCGCATCTCGTCTTCTATGTTGATGGGCAGAATTTTTCCTGCCACTTCACTCATTCCACTTCCATCCCTTCTCTATTTACTTTAGATATCCAGGTTGCGCACTTCTTTAGCATGTTTTTGAATAAATTCCCGTCTGGGCTCCACTTTGTCCCCCATCAGGATGGTGAAAATTTCATCAGCGGCAGCCGCATCCTCCATGGTAACCTGCAGAATGGTGCGGTTTTCCGGATCCATAGTGGTTTCCCACAGCTGTTCGGGATTCATTTCACCCAGACCCTTATAGCGCTGAATGGTAATGCCATCCCGGCCAATTTGACCGAGTAGCCGCTCCAGCTCCTGATCGGAATAGGTGTAATAATGCTCTTTTCCTTTTTTAACTAAATATAAGGGTGGCTGGGCTATATAAACATAACCGGCATCAATCAGAGGACGCATGTAACGGTAGAAGAAAGTCAATAACAAAGTGCGAATATGGGAACCGTCCACATCAGCGTCAGTCATGATAATAATTCGGTGATAACGGGCTTTGCTGATATCAAATTCATCACTGATACCACAACCCAGGGCAGTGATAATGGCTCGGATTTCCTCATTGGCGAAGATTTTATCCAGACGGGCTTTTTCCACGTTTATAATTTTTCCCCGCAGAGGTAATATAGCCTGGAAGCGCCGGTCCCGACCCTGTTTGGCTGAACCGCCCGCTGAATCCCCTTCTACCAGGTATAATTCACATTCGGCCGGGTCCTTGGAAGAACAGTCGGCCAGTTTGCCAGGCAGGGAAGTAGTTTCCAGAGCATTTTTGCGCCTGGTCAATTCGCGGGCCTTTCTGGCCGCTTCCCGGGCCCGGGCTGCATTTACTGCCTTCTCAATAATCTTTCTGGCGATAGCCGGGTTTTCTTCCAGGAAGGTACCCATCCCTTCGGTTACTACCGCATCTACAATCCCTCTTACTTCCGTATTGCCCAGTTTGGTTTTGGTTTGACCCTCAAACTGGGGTTCCTCTACTTTAACACTGATTACGGCTGTTAGCCCTTCCCGGACATCTTCCCCGGTTAAATTGCCTTCGTTTTCCTTCAGAAGGTTGTGTTTACGGGCATAGTCATTAATAATCCTGGTTAAAGCGGTTTTAAAACCGGCTTCATGGGTACCCCCTTCCGGGGTATTAATATTATTGGCAAAAGAAAAAATCCCTTCGGTGTAACCACTGTTATACTGCAAAGCAACCTCTACCTGTACCCGATCCTTGTTGGCAGCAAAATAGATAACCTGGTCATGCAGAGGGTCCTTGTTTTTGTTCAGGTAAACTACAAAGTCTCTGATCCCGCCTTCATGCTGGTAGACTTCCTCTGCCCCGGTGCGCTCATCCTTCAGGGTAATTTTAACCCCTTGATTGAGAAAGGAAAGCTCCCGCAAACGCTGGGCCAGAGTTTCGTAGTTAAATTCCAGTTCCTCAAAAATCAGGTGGTCAGGCTTGAAGCTAATCTGGGTACCGGTATCCTGACATTCCCCTACAACCAGCAAGTCAGTTACAGGTATACCCCGTTCATACCTTTGTTCATGGATTTTCCCATCCCGTTTAACCCTGGCTATCAGCCATTCGGAAAGGGCGTTTACTACAGAAACACCCACACCATGCAAGCCACCGGAAACTTTATAACCACCGCCACCGAATTTGCCACCGGCATGCAGAACCGTCAGTACTACTTCCACTGCCGGTCTACCGGTTTGCGGATGTATATCTACCGGAATACCCCTGCCGTTATCGGTGACAGTTACACTATTGTCTTTGTGAATCACAACCTCCACATTATCACAAAAACCGGCCAGTGCTTCATCAATACTGTTATCTACTACTTCGTAAACCAGGTGGTGCAATCCCTTCGGTCCAGTAGAGCCAATATACATTCCCGGTCTCTTTCTCACCGGCTCCAGACCTTCTAGCACCTGAATTTGACTAGCAGAATAGGTGTTGCTAGCATTTTGCATCTGGTAATACCTCCAACATTTATTAATACCTCCAAAAAATTATTATAACACAAAAACAGTCCCGGGTCATCCAGGACTGTAGCCAGACCGTTTTCTCAAGGTAGCTGAGGAAATCGGCGACAGGTAAATTTTTTTGTTGGTTATGATAAAGCTTTTAATTTTATTTTCCTCCCCTACCAGTTCAATAAATCCTTCTTCTTCAGCAACCTGCAAAAATTCCTGATTGATTTCCGAAAGCTTTTTCTCATCCTTGTGTAAGTCAATAATGGCAATGACCTCTTTCAACGGAATGACTACATCATTGCCCAGGTGCAGAAACATGCATATTACCCCCTTCGATCCTCCAGGAACCCCCTTGTTTTAACAGAGCTGGTGGCAAATCCTTAATGGAAGTAGTAGTAATAATGGTCTGAATCCGTCCGGAAATAGTTTCAACCAGAATTGCTCGCCGTTCCCGATCCAGTTCCGAAAAGACATCATCCAGTAACAATAAAGGGTATTCCCCTATCTCTCCCTTGATATACTCCAGCTCAGCCAGCTTGAGAGCTAAAGCAGAGGTGCGTTGCTGGCCCTGGGAGCCAAAATGCCGCACCGAAAAGCCATTGATTTTGATTTCCAGGTCATCCCGATGGGGTCCGATCAGAGACTGTCCCCGGCGTTTTTCATCTTCCCTTTTGCTTATTAGCCCCTGCCAGAGGGCCTGTTTTATTTCCTTCTGGCTCATTCCTGATAATTCTATAGTTGTAATATATTTTATTTCCAATTCTTCTCGGCCCTGACTTAACCGGCGCTGGATCAACCGGGCTAACGGGTTTAATTTTTTAATAGCCTCCAGACGTAAATAGATGATTACCGACCCCATCTCCGCCAGCTGTTGATTGAGTACCTCCAGCAGATCCTGGTCAAAGTAGTGCCCTTTTTTGGCTTCTTTAAGTAAATAATTTTTTTGTTTTAATAAATTGACATATTTTTGTAAGGTTAATAGATAAAGGCGATTGGTCTGGGCCAGCTCTGCATCCAGAAAACGGCGGCGTTCCGCTGGTTGTCCTTTAACCAGGGCCAGATGTTCAGGAGCGAACAGCACCACATTGTAATTGCCAATAAAATCACTGGCTTTTTTCTTCACCAGGCCATTGACTTTATAGAGCTTTCTTTTTTGTCCATAAGCCAGTTCAACCAGGAAGGGCCCGCTCTTTTTCTCTCCCTCTACCGCAATCCGGAACCAGGGTTTTTGCCACTGCAAAAGTTCTTGATCATTGCCGCGATAGGAACGGCTAAATGCCCCTACGTAAACAGCTTCCAGTAAATTGGTTTTACCCTGGCCGTTTAGTCCGAAGAGAAAATTCAATTGCGGATGAGGTTCCCATTCCAGCTGCTGATAGTTTCTGAAATTGGTCAATTTAACTTTCCTGATTTGCACCAGCTCACCTCAAATCTACTGCCGCAATGGCAAAAGCAGATACAAATAATTCTCATTTTCCAGGGGGCGAATAATGCCCGGGCTGATGGAGCCTGTTAAATCCATGGTTAATTCTTCACTATCCAAATTGCGCAAAACATCGATGAGATATTTGGTATTGAAAGTGATCTGGGTTTCTTCTCCTTCGAGGTATATGGGAATTTCCTCTTTCAAAGTTCCCACCGAACTGCTGGCAGAATTAACTTCCAGCTGGTACTGTTTAACAATCAATTTAATAGTACTGGTTCCATCCTGGGCCAGCAGGGTTGCCCGTTCGGCTGTTTCCAGCAATTCTCTGGTTTTAACACGAAGTCTTGATTTCCATTGACTAGGAATTACCTGTTTATAGGCCGGGAATTGTCCTTCTATCAAGCGAGAAAACATAATAATGTTGGGCAATTGAATGGCCAGCTGATTCTGGCTGAAGGACAGTTTTACCTCTTCCTCTTCAGGTAACAGACGCAATAATTCATTCATGGTTTTACCGGGAACAATTGCAGAAAACTCTTCCACATTGCCCTGGGACCATTTACCTTTCCGCATCGCTAAACGATGGGTATCAGTAGCTACCAGGGTCAAATTGTCCTGGTAACAATCAAAAAGGATGCCCTGAAAAACCGGGCGGTTATTTTCTACTCCAACAGCGAATATAACCTGCTTTAACATCTGTCTCAGTAATTCCGAGCGAATGGAAAAGACTTTATCGGCTTCAATCTGTGGTATTAAAGGATAGGCTTGCGGATCATAGCCATTGAGCTTGAGCTGGGAATTGCCATACATCACTGTCAGCTGATGGCTCAGTTCATCTACCTTGATTTCAATTTTGGTATCAGGCAGTTTCCTGACCATTTCGGTAAAGTATTTGGCCGGTACCACTACTGCCCCGGAGGTAATAGTTGTGATATTGATAGTAGCTTGAATGGCGATTTCCAGATCAGTAGCAGAAAAAATCAATTTATCATCCACTGTTTCCAGTTTAATACCAGACAAAATTGGCATGGTGGTCTTTGAGGCCACTGCCCGCTGGACTGCAGATACCCCCTGCAGTAATGCTTCACGGCTTGTATAAATATGCATACTGCTGTTGTCCTCCCCATATCATTGTTATCTAATAAAATCAGGAGTAATAGTAGTAGGTGGCGTGAATATGTGGATAAGTCCATTAGTCCTTGATTTTACCGAAAAAAGTTATGCTGTATGGGCTGTGGATAACCTGTAAACTAATTCTGCAAACGACTGATTAATTCCTGCACAATCCCTTTAACTTCTGCATCGGTGTTGATATCATTGGCGATTTTTTCACAGGCATGCAAAACAGTAGTATGGTCTCGACCGCCAAACTCTTCCCCGATTTTAGGTAAGGAAGCATCGGTAAGTTCCCGGCTTAAATACATAGCGATTTGCCGGGGATAAGCAACGGTTCTGGTTCTTTTTTTGGCTTTAAATTCTTCTACTTTTAAATTAAAGTAATCAGCAACTATTTGTTGAATAAGTTCTATTGAAATCTGGCGCGGCCTGCTCTCTGGCAGCAAATCTTTCAGGGCCTCAGAAGCCAGCTCAATGGTAATTTCACCGCTTTTCATGGTAGCATAGGCGATTACCCGGTTTAAAGCTCCTTCCAGCTCGCGGATGTTGGACTGGATTTTGGTGGCGATAAATTGCATCACTTCATCGGAGACATTCAGGTTTTCCATTTGGGCTTTCTTGCGTAAAATAGCGATTCTGGTTTCCAGATCCGGGGGCTGGATATCGGTAATCAGGCCCCATTCAAACCGGGAGCGCAATCTATCTTCCAGAGTGGGAATTTCCTTGGGGGGCCGGTCACTGGAGATAATAATCTGTTTATTGGCACCATGCAGGGCATTGAAAGTATGGAAGAATTCCTCCTGGGTTCGCTCTTTCCCGGCCAGGAACTGAATATCGTCAATTAAAAGAATATCGATACTGCGGTAGCGGTTACGGAATTCTTCCGTATTATCATCTTTAATGGCATTGATCAGTTCATTGGTAAATTTCTCGGAAGATACATACATGACCATGGTGCCCGGATTATGTTCCAGAATATAATGGCCGATGGCATGCATTAGGTGGGTTTTGCCCAGTCCTACTCCCCCGTAAATAAATAAAGGGTTATAAGCTTTGGCCGGAGCTTCAGCTACCGCCAAAGCAGCGGCATGGGCAAAGCGGTTACTGTTGCCGACCACAAAAGTATCAAAAGTATATTTGGGGTTTAACTGGGGAATTTGTAGCTCATCGGGCAGTTTTTTGACAGGGCTTTCGGGTTCTTCGATATTTTCGGTCCGCTCATTTACGACCACAAAACGGACCTGAACGGGATAGCCCAGCAAAAAACTGATGGTTTCATTAATTAAATCGGAATAGCGGCTTTCCAGCCAGTCGCGGGCAAAGACATTGGGAACACCGATTAAAGCTACATTATTGCGGAGATCGATGGGAGTAGTAGATTTTAACCAGGTTTCAAAGGAAGGTTTGGATACTTCTTTAGCGATAATTGCTAGTACTTCGTTCCACAGTTGTGGAAAATCGTGAGCCATTTAAATACCTCCCCGGGAATTTATCCACAATAAATATCAACAAAATTATACACATATCCACAAAGTTATCCACAGAATGTGCATAAACAATAATAGCAGATTTTGCGCAGCCTGACAATCAATTTTCCACAATATTAACAGCCTGTGCAAAAGCTTGTCCACTAATTATCCACAAGTTACTAACAGAGTTATTAAATCCTTGACTTCACCGGATGATTTGATTATAATTCTTGTGGGATTGTGTCTTTTTCAGCATTTCGGCAAGGAGGTGTGTGCTGTGAAACGGACTTATCAACCCAAAAAGCGCTATGTGAAAAAAGTGCACGGGTTTTTGAAAAGAATGTCCACCAAAGCCGGGCGGAATGTCTTGAAACGGCGTCGCATGAAGGGCAGAAAAAGATTAACTCCGTAGTTTAAGGCCGCTTAGGTGGCCTTTTCAATCTATTTAGGCAGAATTTTTTGTCGGCAGATGGCAAATAATAGCACCGGGAGGCCGCTGAAAGATGTCTAAACAGCTGGTGAAAATTAAAAAAAACCGGGAAATCCGGGAAGTATATAGTAAAGGCAAGTCATTTGCTAACCGGCAGCTGGTGCTTTATGTGGCAGGACCCAATCAATCAGGCCGTACCCGGTTTGCTTTCGTAGTCAGTAAAAAACTAGGGAAAGCTCATGTGAGAAATAAAGTGCGCAGACGTTTGCGGGAAATATGCCGATTGGATGCGAAAAATATTGCGGAAGGATATGATCTGGTAATAATCGCCCGACAGGGGGCGCTGGAGGCTGATTACTGGAAATTACGCAATGCAGTCCGTCATTTGCTGAAAAGAGCAGGGTTGATGTCATGAAGAAATTTGCAGTGAAGATAATCATCCGGCTAATTCGATTTTATCAGAAATATCTATCTCCCCTCAAGGGTCCTACTTGCCGTTTTTATCCTTCCTGTTCACAATATAGCATCGAAGCTCTTGCAAAGTACGGATTATGGCGTGGGGGACTGATGGCCGCCAAACGCATTCTTTCATGTCATCCATGGCATCCGGGAGGCTATGACCCGGTAGAATAGCCAGGGGGTTAGGAGGGAAAAAATTTGCAATTTCTAACTAATTTCATGAATTCATTGCTGAACTGGTTTTATCAATTGACAGTTCAAATCGGTTGGCCCAGTTATGGACTGGCAATAATTATTTTTACCATATTAATTAAAGTATTACTTTATCCTCTCACTTTAAAACAAATGAAATCCATTAAAATGACCCAGCTGTTACAGCCTAAGGTTAAAGAAATTCAGGAAAAATACAAAAATGACCCCCAGAAAGCTCAAATTGCCATAATGGAATTATACAAGGAACACGGTGCCAATCCTCTGGCTGGCTGTTTACCGATTTTGATTCAAATGCCAATTTTTATTGCCCTGTACAATGCCTTGCGGAATTTTAAATATCTCAATGCAGCTCATGCTAATTTTCTCTGGGTGCACCTCAGCAGCAAAGACCCCTATTATATACTGCCCATCATTGCAGCAGCGGCCACTTTTGTCCAGCAAAAAATGAGTATGGCGATGAATACATCCACTGATCCGGCCCAGGAAAGCATGCAGAAGACCATGCTCTATGTCATGCCCTTGATGTTTGGCTGGTTTGCCAGTCAGGTACCTTCAGGGCTGGCGTTATATTGGGTAGTGTTTAACCTGGTGGGAATTGTTCAGCAGTATTTTATCAATCGGCAGACTGTGGTATTAAAGGAGGACTCCGTCGGTGAGGAAAGAGTGCGTCAAAAGCGGAAAAACCGTTGAGGAAGCTATTGCCGCCTGTCTGGCTGAATTAAAGGTGGATCGCTCTCAGGTACAGGTGGAAGTATTGCAGGAACCCAGTAAAGGATTTATGGGGCTGTTCAGTAAACAGGCACAGGTAAAAGTAATTTATATTGAAACACCGGTTAACCGGGCGGTCAGCTTCCTGAAGAGCGTTTGTCAGAAATTAGGCTTAAACGTGGAGATTGAGGCTGATGTACAGGGGGAATATGTAACTCTCAATATTACTGGTGAAGATAAAGAAGCCCTGGGTGTATTGATCGGCAGAAGAGGGGATACTCTGGATGCTTTACAATATCTGGTTAACCTGGTGGCCAATAAACAGGCTGATGATCGGCAGAAATTTGTTCTGGATGTAGAAGGTTATCGCAAACGCAGGGAACAGACTTTACAGCGTTTAGCCCTTAAAATGGCGGAAAAAGTCAAGAGATATGGTAAAGAAATCGCTTTAGAACCGATGAGTCCCCAGGAACGGCGTATAATACATACCACACTGCAAAATCATAAATATGTCTATACCACCAGTGAAGGGGAAGAGCCTTACCGTAAAATTGTAATATTTCCTAAAAAATAGTATTTTAAACCCAGTAATTCAAATTACTGGGTTTTTAACTAACCTGGAGGGATAATTTTGGTCAATTTGGAAGATACCATTGCGGCAATAGCTACTGCCCCAGGAGAAGGTGGCATTGGCATTATTCGAGTTAGTGGAGGAGAAGCAAAAAAAATTGTGGATAACTTATTTGTTTCACCGAAGGGGAAAAAAGTTATCCACATGGTTCCTTATCAAATGCTGTACGGTTATATTGTGGATAAAACCGATGGGGCGATGGTAGATGAAGTTTTGGTTGCTTTCATGCAGCGTCCTCATAGCTTTACTGGCGAAGATGTAGTGGAAATCCACAGCCACGGTGGCATGGTAGTTTTGCAGAAAATCCTGGGCCTAGTTTTGAAGGAAGGGGCTCGTCTTGCTGAACCAGGGGAATTCACCAAAAGGGCCTTTATTAATGGCAGAATTGATTTATCCCAGGCGGAAGCAGTAATTGATTTAATCAGAGCGCAGACCGATGCTGCTGCCAAAGTGGCGGCCAATCAGCTGCAGGGGAAGTTAAAGCAACACATTATGGAAATCCGGCAGCAATTATTGCAAGTACTGGCCTATCTGGAAGCGGAAATTGATTTCCCTGATGAGGATATTGAACATTTAACCGGGATCCAGCTAGCAAATAGATTAACACAGATTAGAGAGAGATTAAATGATTTGCTGGCCAGAAGCCGCCAGGGCAAAATTTTACGGGAAGGAATCCGGGTGGTAATAGCCGGAAAACCAAATGTAGGTAAATCCAGTTTATTAAATGCCCTGTTAAGAGACCGCAGGGCCATTGTAACCGATATCCCTGGTACCACCAGAGATGTGATTGAGGAAGTGTTGAACCTGGGCGGAGTGCCGGTGCGGCTGGTGGATACTGCCGGGATCAGAGAGACTAAAGACCTGGTAGAGCAACTGGGAGTGGAAAAAAGCAAGGAGTGGCTGGAAAAAGCAGATGTTGTTTTATTTGTAATCAACAGCGCTACCGGTTTTAACATTGAAGATGCGGAAATTGCCCGTCTATTATCTTCCCGGCATCAGGTTTTATTGATTATTAATAAGCAAGACTTGAAACCGGAATATAAAGGGGAGGACTTGCCCGAGGAATTGCAGCACTGGCCCCGGGTTTATACCAGTCTTTTGCAGGAAGAGGATACCCGTAAAGTGGAACAGGCTCTGCTGGATTTAATCTGGCAGGGAAAAGTGGTACCCAGCCAGGAACTTTTCCTCAGTAATCAGCGCCATATTTCCGCCCTGGAAAAAGCAGCCGGCCAGCTGGAATCGGCTCTAGCAGCTTATCAAGCCGGGATGCCGGCAGACTATTTGTCCATCGATATCAGAGGTGCCTGGGAAACCCTGGGGGAAATTAGCGGAGAAACTGTAGGGGAAGATTTGCTGGATTTGATTTTCTCCCAGTTTTGTATCGGCAAATAGGGATGGTGAAAGTATGTATCGAGCAGGGGAATATGATGTAATTGTGGTTGGAGCCGGTCATGCCGGCTGTGAGGCAGCCCTGGCTGCCGCCCGCATGGGTTGTAAAACTTTGATCATTACCTTGAATCTGGATAATGTGGCTTTAATGCCTTGTAACCCTGCCGTCGGAGGACCGGCCAAAAGCCATCTGGTCAAGGAAATCGATGCTCTTGGAGGCCAAATGGGGCTGGTAACTGACTTGACAGCTATTCAGATGCGTATGCTCAATACCGGTAAAGGACCAGCCGTTTATGCTTTACGGGCTCAAGTAGATAAGAAACAATATCAGAAATCTATGTTACAGGTACTGGAAAACCAGCCGGGGCTGGATATCAAGCAGGCTCTGGTAGAAGAAATACTGGTGGAAGGCGAAAGAGTTAAGGGG containing:
- the dnaN gene encoding DNA polymerase III subunit beta, coding for MHIYTSREALLQGVSAVQRAVASKTTMPILSGIKLETVDDKLIFSATDLEIAIQATINITTITSGAVVVPAKYFTEMVRKLPDTKIEIKVDELSHQLTVMYGNSQLKLNGYDPQAYPLIPQIEADKVFSIRSELLRQMLKQVIFAVGVENNRPVFQGILFDCYQDNLTLVATDTHRLAMRKGKWSQGNVEEFSAIVPGKTMNELLRLLPEEEEVKLSFSQNQLAIQLPNIIMFSRLIEGQFPAYKQVIPSQWKSRLRVKTRELLETAERATLLAQDGTSTIKLIVKQYQLEVNSASSSVGTLKEEIPIYLEGEETQITFNTKYLIDVLRNLDSEELTMDLTGSISPGIIRPLENENYLYLLLPLRQ
- the dnaA gene encoding chromosomal replication initiator protein DnaA produces the protein MAHDFPQLWNEVLAIIAKEVSKPSFETWLKSTTPIDLRNNVALIGVPNVFARDWLESRYSDLINETISFLLGYPVQVRFVVVNERTENIEEPESPVKKLPDELQIPQLNPKYTFDTFVVGNSNRFAHAAALAVAEAPAKAYNPLFIYGGVGLGKTHLMHAIGHYILEHNPGTMVMYVSSEKFTNELINAIKDDNTEEFRNRYRSIDILLIDDIQFLAGKERTQEEFFHTFNALHGANKQIIISSDRPPKEIPTLEDRLRSRFEWGLITDIQPPDLETRIAILRKKAQMENLNVSDEVMQFIATKIQSNIRELEGALNRVIAYATMKSGEITIELASEALKDLLPESRPRQISIELIQQIVADYFNLKVEEFKAKKRTRTVAYPRQIAMYLSRELTDASLPKIGEEFGGRDHTTVLHACEKIANDINTDAEVKGIVQELISRLQN
- the rpmH gene encoding 50S ribosomal protein L34, whose translation is MKRTYQPKKRYVKKVHGFLKRMSTKAGRNVLKRRRMKGRKRLTP
- the rnpA gene encoding ribonuclease P protein component — protein: MSKQLVKIKKNREIREVYSKGKSFANRQLVLYVAGPNQSGRTRFAFVVSKKLGKAHVRNKVRRRLREICRLDAKNIAEGYDLVIIARQGALEADYWKLRNAVRHLLKRAGLMS
- the yidD gene encoding membrane protein insertion efficiency factor YidD, with protein sequence MKKFAVKIIIRLIRFYQKYLSPLKGPTCRFYPSCSQYSIEALAKYGLWRGGLMAAKRILSCHPWHPGGYDPVE
- a CDS encoding YidC/Oxa1 family membrane protein insertase → MNSLLNWFYQLTVQIGWPSYGLAIIIFTILIKVLLYPLTLKQMKSIKMTQLLQPKVKEIQEKYKNDPQKAQIAIMELYKEHGANPLAGCLPILIQMPIFIALYNALRNFKYLNAAHANFLWVHLSSKDPYYILPIIAAAATFVQQKMSMAMNTSTDPAQESMQKTMLYVMPLMFGWFASQVPSGLALYWVVFNLVGIVQQYFINRQTVVLKEDSVGEERVRQKRKNR
- the jag gene encoding RNA-binding cell elongation regulator Jag/EloR; amino-acid sequence: MRKECVKSGKTVEEAIAACLAELKVDRSQVQVEVLQEPSKGFMGLFSKQAQVKVIYIETPVNRAVSFLKSVCQKLGLNVEIEADVQGEYVTLNITGEDKEALGVLIGRRGDTLDALQYLVNLVANKQADDRQKFVLDVEGYRKRREQTLQRLALKMAEKVKRYGKEIALEPMSPQERRIIHTTLQNHKYVYTTSEGEEPYRKIVIFPKK
- the mnmE gene encoding tRNA uridine-5-carboxymethylaminomethyl(34) synthesis GTPase MnmE — its product is MEDTIAAIATAPGEGGIGIIRVSGGEAKKIVDNLFVSPKGKKVIHMVPYQMLYGYIVDKTDGAMVDEVLVAFMQRPHSFTGEDVVEIHSHGGMVVLQKILGLVLKEGARLAEPGEFTKRAFINGRIDLSQAEAVIDLIRAQTDAAAKVAANQLQGKLKQHIMEIRQQLLQVLAYLEAEIDFPDEDIEHLTGIQLANRLTQIRERLNDLLARSRQGKILREGIRVVIAGKPNVGKSSLLNALLRDRRAIVTDIPGTTRDVIEEVLNLGGVPVRLVDTAGIRETKDLVEQLGVEKSKEWLEKADVVLFVINSATGFNIEDAEIARLLSSRHQVLLIINKQDLKPEYKGEDLPEELQHWPRVYTSLLQEEDTRKVEQALLDLIWQGKVVPSQELFLSNQRHISALEKAAGQLESALAAYQAGMPADYLSIDIRGAWETLGEISGETVGEDLLDLIFSQFCIGK